In Magnetospirillum sp. XM-1, a single window of DNA contains:
- the pyk gene encoding pyruvate kinase, translating into MRRARNAKIIATLGPASSTPEAIEALFLAGADVFRLNFSHGSHDDHKNRIFTIRELEKKVKRPIAILADLQGPKLRVGDFEGGRARLETGAAFRLDMDDALGTAARAPLHHPEVFAALKPGSDLLIDDGKLRLTVESCGPDFAETRVAVGGEISNHKGVNVPGVMLPISPLTEKDRRDLEFAVEMGADWIALSFVQRPSDVQEARRLIGSYVGSRVRILSKLEKPSAIEHLASIIEWSDAVMVARGDLGVECPPETVPILQKRIIKACRRAGKPVVVATQMLDSMVHAPSPTRAEASDVATAVYDGSDAVMLSAETASGEYPQEAVTMMDRIIQQVEHDKNYQIITDASRLDPEHTTRDAISAAARQVAHTLGAAAIVTFTSSGSTTLRAARERPEQPILSVTADIEVARQMALVWGAHSIMAKDVRSFTEMVSKAVNFAQSEGFARVGDRVVITAGVPFGHSGTTNILRVAEVEDHANHHKHNSD; encoded by the coding sequence ATGCGACGCGCACGCAATGCGAAGATCATCGCCACTTTGGGCCCGGCCTCCTCGACGCCCGAGGCCATCGAGGCCCTGTTCCTGGCCGGGGCCGACGTCTTCCGCCTGAATTTCAGCCACGGCAGCCACGACGACCACAAGAACCGCATTTTCACCATCCGCGAACTGGAAAAGAAGGTGAAGCGGCCCATCGCCATTCTGGCCGACCTGCAGGGGCCTAAACTCCGCGTCGGCGATTTCGAGGGCGGCCGCGCCCGGCTCGAGACCGGCGCCGCCTTCCGCCTGGACATGGACGACGCCCTGGGCACCGCCGCCCGCGCCCCCCTTCATCATCCCGAGGTGTTCGCGGCGCTCAAGCCCGGCAGCGACCTTCTGATCGACGACGGCAAGCTGCGCCTGACCGTGGAATCCTGCGGTCCCGACTTCGCCGAGACCCGCGTGGCGGTGGGCGGCGAGATCTCCAACCACAAGGGCGTCAACGTGCCGGGCGTCATGCTGCCCATTTCGCCCCTGACCGAGAAGGACCGCCGCGACCTGGAATTCGCGGTGGAGATGGGGGCCGACTGGATCGCCCTTTCCTTCGTGCAGCGCCCCTCGGACGTGCAGGAGGCGCGGCGCCTGATCGGCTCATATGTGGGCTCGCGGGTGCGCATCCTGTCCAAGCTGGAAAAGCCCTCGGCCATCGAGCATCTGGCCTCGATCATCGAGTGGTCGGACGCGGTGATGGTGGCGCGCGGCGATCTGGGCGTGGAATGTCCGCCCGAGACCGTGCCGATTCTGCAAAAGCGCATCATCAAGGCCTGCCGCCGGGCGGGCAAGCCGGTGGTGGTCGCCACCCAGATGCTGGATTCCATGGTCCATGCGCCGTCGCCCACCCGGGCCGAGGCCTCGGACGTGGCCACCGCCGTCTATGACGGCTCTGACGCGGTGATGCTGTCGGCGGAGACCGCCTCGGGCGAGTACCCGCAGGAGGCGGTCACCATGATGGACCGCATCATCCAGCAGGTGGAGCACGACAAGAACTACCAGATCATCACCGACGCCTCGCGGCTCGACCCCGAGCACACCACCCGCGACGCCATCAGCGCGGCAGCCCGGCAGGTGGCCCATACCCTGGGGGCGGCGGCCATCGTCACCTTCACCTCGTCGGGCTCGACCACGCTGCGTGCCGCCCGCGAGCGGCCCGAGCAGCCGATCCTGTCGGTGACCGCCGACATCGAGGTGGCGCGCCAGATGGCCCTGGTGTGGGGAGCCCACTCCATCATGGCCAAGGACGTGCGCAGTTTCACCGAGATGGTGAGCAAGGCGGTGAACTTCGCCCAAAGCGAAGGCTTCGCCCGCGTGGGTGACCGGGTGGTGATCACCGCCGGCGTGCCCTTCGGCCACTCAGGCACCACCAACATCCTGCGTGTCGCCGAGGTGGAGGATCACGCGAACCACCACAAGCACAATTCGGATTAG
- a CDS encoding FadR/GntR family transcriptional regulator, whose protein sequence is MNSKPKAGNGTRISDQVTDRILARIASGEWGAGHRLPGERQLAEEMGVSRVSIRAALQSLKTQGLLDAVQGGGTRVIASSAAMDPGMLELVRVNRDNLHDLAEIRAILEAWAVGRAALNRSDADLAELARIMAATEADIAGGAHKSENDVCFHLAIAKASGSGIYLHIMAVIRGILHQMVDYHRYQLFPSHEDDQVILGQHRAIFEAVKAKDPVAAEAAMRAHLGFVLTRYSRQAL, encoded by the coding sequence ATGAACTCCAAGCCCAAGGCCGGAAACGGCACGCGCATATCGGATCAGGTCACCGACCGGATTCTGGCCCGTATCGCTTCGGGGGAATGGGGGGCGGGCCATCGTCTGCCCGGCGAGCGGCAATTGGCGGAAGAGATGGGGGTCAGCCGCGTCTCCATTCGCGCCGCGCTGCAATCCTTGAAGACCCAGGGGCTGCTCGACGCCGTCCAAGGCGGCGGCACCAGGGTGATCGCCAGTTCGGCGGCCATGGATCCCGGCATGCTGGAACTGGTCCGCGTCAACCGCGACAATCTGCATGACCTGGCGGAAATCCGGGCCATTCTCGAGGCCTGGGCGGTGGGGCGCGCCGCGCTGAACCGCTCGGACGCGGATTTGGCCGAGCTGGCCCGCATCATGGCGGCGACCGAGGCCGACATCGCCGGCGGCGCGCACAAGAGCGAGAACGACGTCTGCTTCCACCTGGCCATCGCCAAGGCGTCGGGGTCGGGAATCTACCTCCACATCATGGCGGTGATCCGGGGCATCCTGCACCAGATGGTGGACTACCACCGCTACCAGCTGTTCCCCTCGCACGAGGACGACCAGGTGATCCTAGGGCAGCACCGCGCCATCTTCGAGGCGGTGAAGGCCAAGGACCCGGTGGCGGCGGAAGCCGCCATGCGCGCCCATCTGGGCTTCGTGCTGACCCGTTACAGCCGTCAGGCGTTGTAA
- a CDS encoding ABC transporter substrate-binding protein: MNWKRTAGAALAVMTGVCAATAAFAADPIKIGMFLSVTGQMSPMGDPQKRTFDYMIDKVNAQGGVLGRKIEAIIYDDGSEPEKAATFVKRLIDNDKVDIIIGGSGTPTSMAVLGLIERAEIPYMSLGGGTAIGDPVRKWTFKFPQSDRLAAEKVLADLKKRGLTKIALLSENVGFGKSGHDQTVKLAPQYGVEILIDEVYSPKDPDVTPQLTKIRGTNGVQALFIFGTGTGPAVATKNLKQLGLTLPVYQSHGVASKEFLRLVGTAADGTRLPAGAQAVAEQLPASDRQKKVVMEFKKEYEERNKPLEVSPLPGHGLDALMMAVDAFKRAGTTDKAKVRDAIEQTKDFVATTGIYTYSPTDHMGLGLESFKMVEIKNGDWVLVE, encoded by the coding sequence ATGAATTGGAAGCGTACGGCCGGGGCTGCCCTGGCGGTGATGACTGGCGTTTGCGCGGCGACTGCCGCATTCGCGGCCGACCCCATCAAGATCGGCATGTTTCTGTCGGTCACCGGGCAGATGTCGCCCATGGGCGACCCGCAAAAGCGCACTTTCGACTATATGATCGATAAGGTTAACGCCCAGGGCGGCGTACTGGGCCGCAAGATCGAAGCCATCATCTATGACGACGGGTCCGAGCCGGAAAAGGCCGCCACCTTCGTCAAGCGCCTGATCGACAACGACAAGGTGGACATCATCATCGGTGGGTCGGGCACGCCCACCTCCATGGCGGTCCTTGGCCTGATCGAACGCGCCGAGATTCCGTACATGTCGCTGGGCGGCGGCACCGCCATCGGCGATCCGGTGCGCAAGTGGACCTTCAAGTTCCCGCAATCCGACCGGCTGGCCGCCGAGAAGGTGCTGGCCGACCTGAAGAAGCGCGGCCTGACCAAGATCGCCCTGCTGTCCGAAAACGTCGGCTTCGGCAAGTCCGGCCATGACCAGACGGTCAAGCTGGCCCCCCAATACGGCGTCGAGATTCTGATCGACGAGGTCTACTCGCCCAAGGACCCCGACGTCACCCCGCAGCTGACCAAGATCCGCGGCACCAATGGCGTGCAGGCCCTGTTCATCTTCGGCACCGGCACCGGCCCCGCCGTCGCCACCAAGAACCTGAAGCAGCTGGGCCTGACGCTCCCGGTCTACCAGTCCCACGGCGTGGCCTCGAAGGAGTTCCTGCGTCTGGTCGGCACCGCCGCCGACGGCACCCGCCTGCCGGCCGGCGCCCAGGCGGTGGCCGAGCAGCTGCCCGCCAGCGACCGCCAGAAGAAGGTGGTCATGGAGTTCAAGAAGGAATACGAGGAGCGCAACAAGCCGCTGGAAGTCAGCCCGCTGCCCGGTCACGGCCTCGACGCCCTGATGATGGCCGTGGACGCCTTCAAGCGTGCCGGCACCACCGACAAGGCCAAGGTCCGCGACGCCATCGAGCAGACCAAGGACTTCGTCGCCACCACCGGCATCTACACCTACTCGCCCACCGACCACATGGGTCTGGGTCTCGAATCCTTCAAAATGGTCGAGATCAAGAACGGTGACTGGGTCCTGGTGGAATAG
- a CDS encoding AMP-binding protein, with protein MNAADEILGPSLGSGRGESLAIICGGQTLTYDQLNRLACRFGNAMLAAGVTRQQPVLLLLDDGPELVAAYLGAMKAGLVAVALNTRLSPKDLSHALGDSGAPLLLAEAALKDLAAESLALARASARMVTTDDFAAFLDGASDQLTSADMSPEDMALWMYTSGTTGQPKGAVHVHGSIPLGERHVRENLGLEPGDRIFSTSKLFFAYPLGHCLIGALRCGGTLVLHRGWPDAAAAAEVIESTRPKVVLSVPSLYRIMLKDGVASSEAFRGVRTWVSAGENLPAELCRRWMEETGGLMLEGIGATEALFLFIASTPTAMKPGACGRPLPWAEAQLRTPSGEIITAPDTPGDLWVRMDSLFRRYHNRPDVTQRVLKDGWWKTGDVFSMDSEGWWSPQGRSDDMIKVSGQWVSPAEVEEAALMVPGVADAVAVGIPNEDGLVRLVLYAVAEAGEHEPVLETRIVETLRSKLAIYKCPRNVRFLEVIPRTATGKVQRFKLREAGA; from the coding sequence ATGAACGCAGCCGACGAAATTCTCGGCCCCAGCCTCGGCTCGGGTCGCGGGGAGAGCCTTGCCATCATCTGCGGCGGGCAGACCCTGACCTATGACCAGCTGAACCGCCTGGCCTGCCGCTTCGGTAACGCCATGCTGGCCGCCGGCGTCACCCGCCAGCAGCCCGTCCTGCTGCTGCTCGACGACGGCCCCGAACTGGTGGCGGCCTATCTGGGCGCCATGAAGGCCGGTCTGGTGGCCGTGGCGCTGAACACCCGCCTCTCGCCCAAGGACCTGTCCCACGCGCTGGGTGACAGCGGCGCGCCGCTGCTGCTGGCGGAAGCCGCGCTCAAGGACCTGGCCGCCGAATCCCTGGCCCTGGCCCGCGCCTCGGCCCGCATGGTGACCACCGACGATTTCGCCGCCTTCCTGGACGGCGCCTCCGACCAATTGACCTCGGCCGACATGTCGCCCGAGGATATGGCGCTGTGGATGTACACCTCGGGCACCACCGGCCAGCCCAAGGGCGCCGTGCATGTCCACGGCTCCATCCCCTTAGGCGAGCGCCATGTGCGCGAGAATCTGGGCCTTGAGCCCGGCGACCGCATCTTCTCCACCTCCAAGCTGTTCTTCGCCTATCCCCTGGGCCACTGCCTGATCGGCGCGCTTCGGTGCGGCGGCACCCTGGTGCTCCATCGCGGCTGGCCGGATGCCGCCGCCGCCGCCGAGGTCATTGAGAGCACCCGGCCCAAGGTGGTGCTGTCGGTCCCCTCGCTCTATCGCATCATGCTGAAGGACGGCGTGGCGTCGTCCGAGGCCTTCCGGGGTGTGCGCACCTGGGTCTCGGCGGGCGAGAACCTGCCGGCCGAGCTCTGCCGCCGCTGGATGGAGGAGACCGGCGGCCTGATGCTGGAAGGCATCGGCGCCACCGAGGCGCTGTTCCTGTTCATCGCCAGCACTCCGACCGCCATGAAGCCCGGCGCCTGCGGCCGGCCGCTGCCCTGGGCCGAGGCCCAGCTGCGCACGCCATCGGGCGAGATCATCACCGCGCCGGACACCCCCGGCGATCTGTGGGTGCGCATGGATTCGCTGTTCCGCCGCTACCACAACCGCCCCGACGTCACCCAGCGGGTGCTGAAGGACGGCTGGTGGAAGACCGGCGACGTGTTCAGCATGGATTCCGAGGGCTGGTGGAGCCCGCAGGGGCGCTCCGACGACATGATCAAGGTCTCGGGCCAGTGGGTCAGCCCCGCCGAGGTCGAGGAAGCCGCCCTGATGGTGCCGGGCGTCGCCGACGCCGTGGCGGTGGGCATTCCCAACGAGGACGGGCTGGTCCGCCTGGTGCTTTACGCCGTGGCCGAGGCGGGCGAGCACGAGCCGGTGCTGGAAACCCGCATCGTCGAGACCCTGCGCTCCAAGCTGGCCATCTACAAATGCCCGCGCAATGTCCGCTTCCTCGAAGTCATCCCCCGCACCGCCACCGGGAAGGTGCAAAGGTTCAAGCTGCGCGAGGCTGGGGCCTGA
- a CDS encoding NADP-dependent oxidoreductase has protein sequence MKAILCDRFGGSEVMRLGEIETPSPGPGEVLIRIHAAGVNPVDWKIREGGLARLFPCKFPLIPGWDAAGTIAALGDGVTGLSVGERVWSFCRKPDIQWGTYAEYVVMSADSVAPMPANYTFAQASTVPLAALTAWQSLLEVAQLRSGQSVLIHAGAGGVGGFAVPIAKWVGATVIATAQAANHDYVRSLGADHVIDYATEDFVAATSVLAPEGVDMAFGTVGGEVLTRSYETVKPGGLLVSITDKTDRDLAERLGIRCKYVFVKPDAGHLRRLSSLAEQGVLRVPDIVEMPLARAAEALDLSRTGHVRGKIVLTVG, from the coding sequence GTGAAAGCCATCCTCTGCGACCGGTTCGGCGGCTCCGAGGTGATGCGCCTGGGCGAGATCGAGACGCCCTCGCCCGGTCCCGGCGAGGTCTTGATCCGCATCCATGCCGCCGGGGTCAATCCGGTGGACTGGAAGATCAGGGAAGGCGGTCTGGCGCGGCTGTTTCCCTGCAAGTTCCCGCTGATCCCCGGCTGGGACGCCGCCGGCACCATCGCGGCCCTGGGGGACGGCGTGACGGGCCTGTCCGTGGGAGAGCGGGTGTGGTCGTTCTGCCGCAAGCCCGACATCCAATGGGGCACCTACGCCGAATACGTGGTGATGAGCGCCGACAGCGTCGCCCCCATGCCGGCCAATTACACCTTCGCCCAGGCCTCGACCGTGCCGCTGGCGGCGCTGACCGCCTGGCAATCCCTGCTGGAGGTGGCACAGTTGCGGTCGGGCCAGAGCGTGCTGATCCATGCCGGGGCGGGCGGCGTCGGCGGCTTCGCCGTTCCCATCGCCAAATGGGTGGGCGCCACGGTGATCGCCACCGCCCAGGCGGCCAATCACGATTATGTGCGCTCGCTGGGCGCCGATCACGTCATCGACTATGCGACAGAGGATTTCGTCGCCGCCACAAGCGTCCTGGCGCCGGAAGGCGTCGACATGGCCTTCGGCACGGTGGGCGGCGAGGTGCTGACCCGATCCTACGAAACGGTGAAGCCGGGGGGGCTGCTGGTTTCCATCACCGACAAGACCGACAGGGACCTGGCCGAGCGCTTAGGGATCCGCTGCAAGTACGTGTTCGTCAAACCCGACGCCGGCCATCTGCGCCGCCTGTCCTCGCTGGCCGAACAAGGCGTGCTGCGGGTGCCCGACATCGTCGAGATGCCGCTCGCCCGCGCCGCCGAGGCGCTGGACCTGTCGCGCACCGGACATGTGCGCGGCAAGATCGTGCTGACGGTGGGGTAG
- a CDS encoding bacteriohemerythrin, giving the protein MSLIEWDPSFSVGSARMDADHQKLITLLNRLYDAWHGGESIAELGWLFDELLAYADTHFAAEEMALKSRNYPRLEKQQEDHQRLKASVIAFRDRHLAGETPDALTTEMTAFLKAWLLEHILGEDMLYRTYFKGE; this is encoded by the coding sequence ATGTCTCTGATCGAGTGGGATCCGTCCTTCAGCGTCGGTTCGGCCCGTATGGATGCCGACCATCAGAAGCTCATCACCCTGCTCAACCGCCTGTACGACGCCTGGCACGGCGGCGAGAGCATCGCCGAACTGGGCTGGCTGTTCGACGAATTGCTGGCCTATGCCGATACCCATTTCGCCGCCGAGGAAATGGCGCTGAAGTCGCGCAACTATCCGCGCCTGGAAAAGCAGCAGGAAGACCATCAGCGGCTCAAGGCCTCGGTGATCGCCTTTCGCGACCGCCATCTGGCCGGCGAGACCCCGGACGCGCTCACCACCGAGATGACCGCCTTCCTCAAGGCCTGGCTGCTGGAGCATATCCTGGGCGAGGACATGCTCTACCGCACCTATTTCAAGGGCGAATAA
- a CDS encoding undecaprenyl-diphosphate phosphatase, whose protein sequence is MIEALLLGIVEGLTEFLPISSTAHLMLIGDMLGFEGPAGKTFEIVIQLGAILAVCVVFWPRLWGVATTLNQPRSVAFVRNVLLAFLPAAVIGATLYKYIKQMLESPLIAAVALVVGGFAILLIERLVKRARIHDIEDMSPALAFGVGFCQVLAMVPGVSRAGATIMGSMLLGLDRRAAAEFSFFLAIPTMCGASAYSLYKNWATLSFDGAGLIAIGFVAAFLSALVVVRGFIGFVGRHGFAPFAWYRIVFGSVMIALILSR, encoded by the coding sequence ATGATCGAAGCCCTTCTCCTCGGCATCGTCGAGGGGCTTACCGAATTCCTGCCCATCTCCAGCACCGCCCACCTGATGCTGATCGGCGACATGCTGGGCTTCGAGGGACCGGCGGGCAAGACCTTCGAGATCGTCATCCAACTGGGCGCCATCCTGGCCGTCTGCGTGGTGTTCTGGCCCCGCCTGTGGGGCGTGGCCACCACCTTGAACCAGCCGCGCTCGGTGGCCTTCGTCCGCAACGTGCTGCTGGCTTTCCTGCCGGCCGCGGTGATCGGCGCCACGCTTTACAAGTACATCAAGCAGATGCTGGAATCGCCGCTGATCGCCGCCGTGGCCCTGGTGGTGGGCGGCTTCGCCATCCTGCTCATCGAGCGCCTGGTCAAGCGTGCCCGCATCCATGACATCGAGGACATGTCCCCGGCCCTGGCCTTTGGTGTCGGCTTCTGCCAGGTTCTGGCCATGGTGCCGGGCGTGTCGCGGGCCGGGGCCACCATCATGGGCTCCATGCTGCTGGGCCTCGACCGCCGCGCGGCGGCCGAGTTCTCGTTCTTCCTGGCCATTCCCACCATGTGCGGCGCCTCGGCCTATTCCCTCTACAAGAACTGGGCGACGCTGTCCTTCGACGGAGCCGGCCTGATCGCCATCGGCTTCGTCGCGGCGTTCCTCTCGGCCCTGGTGGTGGTGCGGGGCTTCATCGGCTTCGTCGGACGCCACGGCTTCGCCCCGTTCGCCTGGTACCGCATCGTCTTCGGCTCGGTGATGATCGCCCTGATCCTGAGCCGTTAG
- a CDS encoding cation acetate symporter, whose translation MKTTKTAIASALAFGGVALLATAALAAGADMGGAQKQETNWHAIIMFVIFVGATLGITYWAAGRTKTAADFYAAGGGITGFQNGLAIAGDYMSAASFLGISALVYGSGYDGLIFSVGWLVGWPIILFLIAERLRNLGKYTFADVCGYRLARTPIRTFAATGSLIVVIFYLIGQMVGAGQLIKLLFGMDYIYAVMIVGALMMVYVTFGGMVATTWVQIIKACLLLGGATFIALGVMYNFGFSFEKLFVKAIEVHPKKAAIMAPGALVTNPVDAISLGMALMFGTAGLPHILMRFFTVPDAREARKSVFYATGFIGYFYILTFIIGFGAITLVATNPEYLTKGVGALDLKGGNNMAAVWLAHAIGGNLFLGFISAVAFATILAVVSGLTLAGASAISHDLYASVIMHGQATEGKEVTVSKISSIALGIVAVLLGLIFEKQNVAFIVALTFSVAASANFPVLVLSMFWGGLTTRGAVLGGMIGLLMSVIMVVLSKAVWVQSFGFKAEIFPFAYPALFSVPAAFFFSWLFSIMDNSPQAQAERAAYEAQSIRSETGLGAEGAASH comes from the coding sequence ATGAAGACGACCAAGACCGCAATTGCGTCCGCGCTCGCCTTCGGCGGCGTGGCGCTCCTGGCTACCGCCGCTCTGGCGGCCGGTGCCGACATGGGTGGTGCTCAGAAGCAGGAAACCAACTGGCACGCCATCATCATGTTCGTGATCTTCGTGGGCGCGACCCTCGGCATCACCTACTGGGCCGCGGGCCGCACCAAGACCGCCGCCGACTTCTACGCCGCCGGCGGCGGCATTACCGGCTTCCAGAACGGCCTGGCCATCGCGGGCGACTACATGTCGGCCGCTTCGTTCCTGGGCATTTCCGCGCTGGTGTACGGTTCGGGCTATGACGGCCTGATCTTCTCGGTGGGCTGGCTGGTCGGTTGGCCGATCATCCTGTTCCTGATCGCCGAGCGCCTGCGCAACCTGGGCAAGTACACCTTCGCCGACGTGTGCGGCTATCGCCTTGCCCGTACGCCGATCCGCACCTTCGCGGCCACCGGCTCGCTGATCGTCGTGATCTTCTATCTGATCGGCCAGATGGTCGGTGCCGGCCAGCTGATCAAGCTGCTGTTCGGCATGGACTACATCTACGCCGTGATGATCGTCGGCGCGCTGATGATGGTCTACGTCACCTTCGGCGGCATGGTCGCCACCACCTGGGTGCAGATCATCAAGGCCTGCCTGCTGCTGGGCGGCGCCACCTTCATTGCCCTTGGCGTGATGTACAACTTCGGCTTCTCGTTCGAGAAGCTGTTCGTCAAGGCCATCGAGGTGCATCCCAAGAAGGCCGCCATCATGGCTCCGGGTGCCCTGGTGACCAATCCGGTGGACGCCATCTCGCTGGGCATGGCGCTGATGTTCGGCACCGCCGGCCTGCCGCACATCCTCATGCGCTTCTTCACCGTTCCCGATGCGCGTGAAGCCCGCAAGTCGGTGTTCTACGCCACCGGTTTCATCGGCTACTTCTACATCCTGACCTTCATCATCGGTTTCGGCGCCATCACCCTGGTGGCCACCAATCCCGAGTACCTGACCAAGGGCGTCGGCGCCCTGGACCTGAAGGGCGGCAACAACATGGCCGCGGTGTGGCTGGCCCACGCCATCGGCGGCAACCTGTTCCTCGGCTTCATCTCGGCCGTGGCCTTCGCCACCATCCTCGCGGTGGTGTCGGGCCTGACCCTGGCGGGCGCGTCGGCGATTTCGCACGACCTGTACGCCAGCGTCATCATGCACGGCCAGGCCACCGAAGGTAAGGAAGTGACCGTCTCCAAGATCTCGTCCATCGCTCTCGGCATCGTCGCCGTGCTGCTGGGCCTGATCTTCGAGAAGCAGAACGTGGCGTTCATCGTGGCGCTCACCTTCTCGGTCGCGGCCTCGGCCAACTTCCCGGTGCTGGTGCTGTCCATGTTCTGGGGCGGCCTGACCACCCGTGGCGCCGTTCTCGGCGGCATGATCGGCCTGTTGATGTCGGTGATCATGGTGGTTCTGTCCAAGGCCGTGTGGGTGCAGAGCTTCGGCTTCAAGGCCGAGATCTTCCCCTTCGCCTATCCGGCCCTGTTCTCGGTGCCGGCGGCCTTCTTCTTCTCCTGGCTGTTCTCCATCATGGACAACAGCCCGCAGGCCCAGGCCGAACGCGCCGCCTACGAAGCCCAGTCCATCCGGTCCGAGACCGGCCTGGGTGCCGAAGGCGCCGCCAGCCACTAA
- a CDS encoding DUF485 domain-containing protein has translation MTKWRVKVSSHNAPSAAHLASAEHIRNNPKFKELVAKRNAFAWTLSVIMLVIYFGFILIIAFNKAWLGTLLSAAGVMTIGFPIGVGVILSAIVLTGIYVYRANGEFDEMNRQIIEESR, from the coding sequence ATGACAAAGTGGAGGGTCAAAGTGAGCTCACATAACGCACCTTCGGCTGCGCATCTCGCGAGCGCCGAGCACATTCGGAACAATCCGAAGTTCAAGGAACTGGTTGCCAAGCGGAACGCCTTCGCGTGGACGCTGTCGGTGATCATGCTGGTCATCTATTTCGGCTTCATCCTCATCATCGCCTTCAACAAGGCGTGGCTCGGCACCCTGCTGTCGGCCGCGGGGGTGATGACCATCGGCTTTCCCATCGGTGTGGGCGTCATCCTGTCGGCCATCGTGCTGACCGGCATCTACGTCTATCGCGCCAATGGCGAGTTCGACGAAATGAACCGCCAGATCATCGAGGAATCCCGCTGA
- a CDS encoding DUF294 nucleotidyltransferase-like domain-containing protein, with protein sequence MNDIAALARIDSFPYRHRLREVMSTPVLTALASVTLHDAVHRMYEARVSSIVGIDADGRTLGIFTERDLLRILSNNGPAGLELTLDQTMTKPVATVPADAYVYVALARMTRLGLRHLVVVDADNRPLGMITGRALLKVRATEALVLGDSAESAANPDEMKSVMTNLPKLAKGLLGEGVTARNIASVIALVLRDLTARAAELAEQSLLDDGWGPAPARYAVLILGSGGRGESLLAFDQDNAIVHDGKPSDDPWFAELGKRLNDTLNKAGIPFCDGGVMARESKWRKSLDEWRDEVHGWVFSVENQTVMFCDIFYDFQPVWGDRALAEELRSMAMEKAAQSAFFLRYLAQNVAGMDGSIGLFGNFVTKQGRLNAKKFGLLPLVSAARMRAIRAHITATGTDERFAALKESGVLHEDDLRDFVEVREVVLRVMLEQQLADIAQQIPASAKIDPKRFDKRTRARLKWAFRRLKTLKFVCGVGG encoded by the coding sequence ATGAACGACATCGCCGCTCTCGCCCGCATTGACAGTTTTCCCTATCGCCATCGCCTGCGCGAGGTGATGAGCACCCCCGTGCTCACCGCGCTGGCCTCGGTAACCCTGCACGACGCGGTTCACCGCATGTACGAGGCCAGGGTGTCCTCCATCGTCGGCATCGATGCCGATGGACGCACGCTGGGCATCTTCACCGAGCGCGACCTGCTGCGCATCCTGTCCAACAACGGTCCGGCCGGTCTGGAGCTGACGCTCGACCAGACCATGACCAAGCCGGTGGCCACCGTTCCGGCCGACGCCTACGTCTACGTGGCGCTGGCCCGGATGACCCGGCTTGGCCTCCGGCATCTGGTGGTGGTCGACGCCGACAACCGGCCGCTGGGCATGATCACCGGCCGGGCGCTGCTCAAGGTGCGCGCTACCGAGGCGCTGGTGCTGGGCGATTCGGCGGAAAGCGCCGCCAATCCCGACGAGATGAAGTCGGTGATGACCAACCTGCCCAAGCTGGCCAAGGGCCTGCTGGGCGAAGGCGTCACGGCGCGCAACATCGCCTCGGTGATCGCCCTGGTGCTGCGCGACCTGACCGCGCGGGCCGCCGAACTGGCGGAACAGTCGCTGCTGGATGACGGCTGGGGCCCCGCCCCCGCCCGCTACGCCGTGCTGATCCTGGGTTCCGGCGGGCGCGGCGAGAGCCTGCTGGCCTTCGACCAGGACAACGCCATCGTCCACGACGGCAAGCCGTCCGACGACCCCTGGTTCGCCGAACTGGGCAAGCGGCTGAACGACACCCTGAACAAGGCCGGCATCCCGTTCTGCGACGGCGGCGTCATGGCCCGCGAATCCAAGTGGCGCAAGAGCCTGGATGAGTGGCGCGACGAGGTCCACGGCTGGGTCTTCTCGGTCGAGAACCAGACCGTGATGTTCTGCGACATCTTCTACGACTTCCAGCCGGTGTGGGGCGACCGCGCCCTGGCCGAGGAATTGCGCAGCATGGCCATGGAAAAGGCCGCCCAATCGGCCTTCTTCCTGCGCTACCTCGCCCAGAACGTGGCCGGCATGGACGGCTCCATCGGCCTGTTCGGCAATTTCGTCACCAAGCAGGGCCGCCTCAACGCCAAGAAGTTCGGCCTGCTGCCCCTGGTCAGCGCGGCCCGCATGCGCGCCATCCGCGCCCACATCACCGCCACCGGCACCGACGAGCGCTTCGCGGCGCTGAAGGAATCCGGCGTGCTGCACGAAGACGACCTGCGCGATTTCGTCGAGGTGCGCGAGGTCGTGCTGCGCGTCATGCTCGAGCAGCAACTGGCCGACATCGCCCAGCAGATTCCGGCTTCGGCCAAGATCGATCCCAAGCGCTTCGACAAGCGCACCCGCGCCCGCCTGAAATGGGCCTTCCGCCGCCTCAAGACGCTGAAGTTCGTCTGCGGCGTGGGTGGGTGA